The genomic stretch aggaaaggaaaNNNNNNNNNNaaggaaaggaaaggaaaggaaaggaaaggaaaggaaaggaaaggaaaggaaaggaaaggaaaggaaaggaaaggaaaggaaaggaaaggaaaggaaaggaaaggaaaggaaNNNNNNNNNNNNNNNNNNNNNNNNNNNNNNNNNNNNNNNNNNNNNNNNNNNNNNNNNNNNNNNNNNNNNNNNNNNNNNNNNNNNNNNNNNNNNNNNNNNNgaaaggaaaggaaaggaaaggaaaggaaaggaaaggaaaggaaggaaggaaggaaggaaggaaggaaggaaggaaggaaggaaggaaggaaggaaggaaggaaggaaggaaggaaggaaggaaggaagaggaagaaaaaaagcattttattatcAGCTACAGTTACTTTCATGTACCAGCATGATTCATAAGCATGGGATTTTGGTTTTGCaaagtcttgttttgttttgttttgtttgcttttgtttgtttttgtttgtttttttcaatctAACATGAATCATCACAGAGAAACAATCAGAAAGGACCTGTCCCAAGGGGTCCTTGGATACCCAGCCCAGTTCTGCCCAACACAGCTCAATTATCACATTCCTTAAATGTTTCATCAGTACTGTGAATGGTTGCTAGTGACTGGTTTTGCTGGAAAAACCAGATCATTAAGTGGGAATGTGAGAATCTGGCAGGGGGCTCTGGGTCTACTTAAGATCTGTCAGGTAAGggcagagaaacagaatttgGATTTCTAGAAACATGGCTCTTGTAAGTAATCACGATTACTTAGCTTCTGCAGGGGTTTGGGTCTTCATGTCTTTGTTTCACTTGGGCAATGGTGGAAAGCTGTTGGTTGTGCCTATGGATGGGAGTCACTGGCTCAGCATGCGCTCAGTGCTGGTGGCCCTTAGTCAGAAAGAGCACAAAATTGTCGTTGTTGCACCAGAAGTCAACTTGAACGTGAAGGCATCTGAATACTACACTCTCAAAACATATCCAGTGCCTTTAACTAGGGAAGAGCTGGGAGCAAGCATGCATTCGTTTGCTAATGATCTTTTTGAGAGAAGACCTTTTCTTCAAAGAATTGCTGCACTTTATGAAAAAGTTCACGTCATCTCCGGTCTCTACTTCTCCTCCTGTGCCAACTTACTGCACAATAAGGATCTGATGCAGTATCTTGAAGAGAGTAAATTTGATGCTGTTCTCACAGATCCTGTTGTACCATGCGGACAAATATTGGCTTTGCATCTCTCTATTCCATCTATTCTCTTTTTACGAGGACTCCCCTGCAGTTTGGATTTGCAGGCTGCTCAGTGTCCAGACCCCCCTTCTTATGTCCCAAGAACATTTACAGACAACTCAGACCAAATGACGTTTATCCAGCGTGTGGAAAACTTAGTTCTCAAGGCATCAGAATCCTTTCTTTGTAATTTTGCCTATTTGCCATTTGAACTTCTGGCCTCGGATTTTCTCCAAAGACAAGTAACAATGATGGATCTTTTAAGCCATGGATCCATTTGGCTTAAAAgaatggattttgtttttgaatatcCCATGCCGCTGATGCCCAATATAGTTTTTATTGGAGGTATAAattgtggaaagaaaaacacgTTACCTCAGGTCAGTGATTTCCTTGATAAAGTATATTAAGCTTTGAATCGAAAATGCTGTTTGCAATAATCACCTTACTATATGCTGTGTCTGTATGGAATTGTGTACATGAGTATGCAGTATTTAGATTTGCAATAAGGTGtattgtaaagaaaatatgtgaaaaactgtgttaattttaattctctCCCACTATTGCAGGTACTCTAGTGGTATCTAAGCAGTTTTGCTTATACAATTGGCTTTTTGGACGAGGTAGAAAAAGTTGTGGTTTATCACTGCTGTCTTGCTAACAAGACAAACATCTAAGCAGGTCTGCTGCTCATCTTTGCTAGGTATTATTACCTCAAACTGTTTTACTGattcttttcaaaacatttttttccagttaatacAACCATCCTTTCAGAATTTAGAAATAAAGTGTCATAAAGTGTCAATTGGCAGGTAAGATTCTGATTGCTCTTTCAGTCTAGGGTTATACTTCCAACGCATGGATGCCTTATGCAATTTTCTGCAAATCTATTGGAGGGTTTTGCAGCTGCTAGCCAGCACCAAGCCATGTACAACACCTTGCATTACCTTCTGAAAAGCTTGCCTAAAAAGAGTATATCTAGAGCTGAAGTAGACTGCTAaatgtccattaaaaaaaaataaatctggtaTACTCTATCAATCTCCATAGTAAATTATTGTATTGTCtacaatatttctgtttcatcatttttataacCAGGGCTGATTGTCTGTAAATCCTGGTCTATGGATGAAGGAAACGACTTTCCTTTCACAGCCCTGGGTTATGCTCTTCCCAGACAGAATCAGAAAGGTATTCATGAGTTGCTAATCCAGTTTTAAGTATATCTGGCAAAAAAACGTGGCCTTATCTTTACCTCTTCCAGCCCTACTTCATCCTTCCAAAGAcagagatttcagaaaaatagccaacatgggttcacaaggggtaggtcctgtttaacaaatttgatttccttttatgataagatcacccatctagtcaatcaagggaagccagctgatgtgatctttttggatttcagtaaagcttttgatagtttcccataggatcctactggacaaaatgtccagcatacagctggATAAAAACATCACACGATGGGTGAACCATTGGCTGATGggtagggctcaaagggttatggtaaataGGATTACATCAGGCTGTCAGCcagtcccccagggctccattttaggaccagttcttttcaatgttttcattagCAATTTAGAAGTGGGACTGGAAGGTATTTTGATGATGTTTAAGTTTTGATGGTAACTTTGCTGATGACAataaacttggaggagttgttgactctgttgagggtggaaaggccttgcagagagatctggacagattggagagctgggtaatccccaaccacatgaagtttaacaaaagcaagtgccgggtcctgcacttgggaaGCAGCAACCCTGGCgatacgtacagactgggggacgagacgctggagagcagccccgcagagagggatctgggggttgtggttgacagcaagttgaatatgagccagcagtgtgccctggcagccaggagggccagctgtaccctggggtgcatcaagcatggcatcgctAGTCAGTTGAGGGAATTGATTGTCCCACTCTattctgtgctggtgcggcctcacctcgagtactgtgtgcagttctgggcaccacagtacaaaaaggatgtgaaactgttggagagtatCCAGagagggtgacgaagatggtgaagggcctagaggggaagacgtatgaggagcggctgaagtcACTTGTCTGTTCTGCCTTGAAAacagaaggctgaggggagacctcattgcaacctacagcttcctcacgagggggagcagcagggcaggtgcccatctattctctttagtgaccagcaataggacccaagggaaaGGTGTCAAGCTGCAACAGAACATGAATAGAACATGATTTGGATTGACAGGAACAGAGGAATTTTCTTAtacagaaaattcttttttagAAAATTGCTGATATGTTTATCAGCATTTTATTAGCAGATCTATTGTTGAATGATCCCTTATTTCCTTAAATCCCAATGTTCATCCAAAACAAACAGGTGGGTGTCATCCTGTATAGCTGCAGCCCTGATAACTGCCTGAGAGATTCAATGAACTTTAACACCTCTAATTTGTGTTTGCCGAATCAGTGATTATACATTTACCAAAGAGTAAATAAGTCTAAAGATCATCAGGAAAAAGCACAGCACATTTACCTTACATGTGTTGAGATGGTTGTACTCTGTGTGCAGCACGCACCAGGTTTCTGCAGGAATGGCCCCGGTGCCTGCTTCTCATCCGCAAGTCGCAGNNNNNNNNNNAATTTCCATGCATTTTCACAGGAAGCATTTCAAGAAGGATCCTTTCTGGAAAGATTTGTTAGAATATTTCAACGATCTAAAAAAACCTCTGCCTTGTTCCTGTCTACATGTGAATACTTACTGTACAACAAAGAACTTATCAAATATCTTGAGGAGAGTAAGTTTGATGCTCTCTTTACAGATCCAATGCTTCCCTGTGGGCAGATACTGGCCGAGCATCTTTCAGTcccttctgtgtttcttttacAGCAAATACCGTGTGGTTTAGATTTTGAAGCCACTCAGTGTCCTAGACCACATTCTTATGTCCCTAGGATATTCAGTGGCAATACAGACCGTATGAACTTTCTCCAGCGTgtgaagaatgtattttttgacATTCCAAATTATCTCCTCTGCTATTTTATGTTTCAACCATACTCTAAACTGGCTTCTGAGTTTCTTCAGCAGGATGTGACTGTGTTAGATCTCTTACGCAATGCATCTATTTGGCTTATGCGATTAGACTTTGTATTCCATTATCCGAGGCCACTGATGCCAAACATGGTTATTATTGGAGGAATAACATGCACTCAGAGGAAGCTAACTCAGGTGGGTgacactgttttttgttgttcttctcaTAAACTACTCTTCTCATTAGAGAACTATGTATCACAGATTTTGTTAGAAAGGTCTCTTTTACTGCCTAAACATCTTcaatctgcttttcatttacCAAGAAGCGCCAGTACTTGTTTCAGTGAAGACACTTGAGTATCACAGTATAGAATGGTGTTTTGAACAGACATAGCTCTTCTGACATCTGCATAGAGTTGTGGGGGGGGTCTGAATCTATCAATTTCACTCAAAACCACCCTCAAAATATGTGTCACCAATTCAAGAATTCAACTTCTTGCTAGATCTATGTGGAAGAAAAGATGTTGGGAAGGGCATAAGATGTTTTGATATCTGTGAGAGCACTGTTAATTGTTACATGTGAATCTCCTAGTTTGTTCTTTCACATTTATCTTTAATTAGAGCATGAATCTGTGTTTATGATCCTTCTCTCGCTGTCTGCTGGATGAAGAAGAACCAATATCCTATGGTAGGTTCTTCTCCTcgctttctgcagcagcaagaacTTGTGGTAATGTTTGTCTTGCAAATCTCATCCTCACTGATCTTATGGACACTGCTTCTCATgttgtatttctgctttgtgtcaATTACCCTTATGCGTAAAGCTACTTTTAACGTTCAAATCTGCAAGTTCTGTTCTGGGATTTAATTCCATTACTGAGTTTACACCACCTTGACAGAACCTGCTAGGTCTCAGCTATGGCATCCTTGGTAGCttttataatgcatttttacCTGCTTGAGCTGATGAGTGGATGAGCCTTAGCAAAAATCTTGTTTACAACTAGTAACTTTTCACAGCGAAGTGCCctccaaaataaattcatttctaCTGCTTTATGCCAGATCTTATTTTTCACAAGGATGGATGAGgtgtattttttctctcagtcttGGGTCCCATTTGCACCAGGACTCCTTTTCCAGTGTTCCCCCATGATGGAGAAGCCTGTTACAAAACccgtagaatcatagaaccatagaatatcctgagttggaagggttCCAAAAGGATCGTTGAGTCCAacccctggctccacacaggaccacccaaaatcaCACCACATGTCTGAaaacattgtccaaatgcttcctgaCCTCTGTcagtgaccactgccctgggcagcctgttcagtgcctgaccacctctgggtgcagaacctttccctagcacccagcctgaccctcccctgtcccagctccatgccgttccctcgggtcctgtcgctgtccccagagagcagagctcagcgcctgcccctccgctcccctcgtgagggagctgcaggccgccatgaggcctcccctcagcctgctctgctctgggctgaacaaaccaagggacctcagctgctcctcatccATCTTGCCATCTAGGCCCTTCCCCATCTTTGTAtacctcctttggacactctctgatagttttatgtcctttttatatgGTGGCACTCAAAACCACACACggtactcgaggtgaggccgcagcagcacagagcagagcaggaaaatcccttccctcaaccagctagcAGTACATGCTTGGTGCACACCAGGGTACAGCTGGTCCTTTTGGCTCCCAGGGCATGctgttgactcatattcagcttgccatcgaccagaacccccagatccctttctgcggggctgctctccagcccctcATCCCCTGGTCTACACATAaagccagggttgccctgtcccacgtcagaatctggcacttgctgttattaaatttcatgtggctggtgattgcccagctctctaatttgtcaagatctctgtgcaaggcctctctaccctcaagggagtcaacagctcctcttAATGTCATCTACAAAATTTGTATGCAtttgagtcctgcatccagatcatttaaGTGTGGATATAAGTCCCTGTCCCAGTGTGAGTCAGGCAGTGGAGCTACTAATTTTGAAGGGACATGAAAAGCTTGATCTTCTACTGTAATACAATTTACTCATGAGGGTATGGTCAGGCACCAATGAGCAAAGCATCACTAGCATCTCAGGattcagaaagattttaatatgcattttcaGGCCCTTGGTTAAGGTGTATTTGATAGTATCCTCTCTGGGAAGGGGTTGACAACACATGAAGaactttcttgttttattagaCACACCAACTTGCCTCGGTGTTGCTGTGTCATGGTAATAAAAATGCTCTTAATTTCTTGACAACAGCAGCTGTTGTTTATCTATGCATCGCTCAGCATGTTTTGTCTGAGAAGCTGCCACCTTCCTCCCTAATCTCAAATCACTGCAGGGTTGATTCTCTCCCACACTTCTCACCCCACACAGGGAGCTGCTGATGGTGCTGCTGGATAGATGTCAGTGGCTCTGTGTGATTGCAAATGAGCGTAGGCAAGGGAAGTGTGAAATAGTTGATGCTGCAGGTGCAAGAGCACATCTCCCAATAAACGtcaaggaggaaaggaaggagatggACCCAAAGATGGATATGTCCTGTGGAGGATCTCAAAGGAGAAATCATTCTAAAAGAAGACTTAAAAGGCCTAAGTGAGAAAAGCCCTGTCCTCCAGTTCTCCCAGCTTTCATGGCAAGGGGCACACATTGTTGTATAACAAAAGAGCATGTTGTATGCACCAGCCCCAATGAATACTAATTATTCTTCAGTCCAGTACTTAAAGCTGTCACACATCTCGCAGGGAATCAATCAAAATTCTTCTTCAGCTGTGTCTTTGCAGGGACTGCTAGTACTGCCCTGATGTTTAGGGTATGAGAAGCACAGCCCCACCCAGAACTACCCCTGCCTCCTTCCAGGGTCACACTTTATTGTTCATTTTCTAGAAATACATGCTGCTTCTCTGGTGCATTCACTACATATACCACCTTCCTATGGAGTTGGCTGAACTTAGTACTTGTTATCCAGCCTTTTATGAAATCAAGGATTATACATTTACcatacagtaaatatttttacgGATCAAAAGTTACGGTGTAGCACAGATTGCTTAAAAGCGTGGAGCTGGTGCTATTGCTTCAGTGCTGCCTGCAGACTTCTTTCTGTGCAGCACGCACTGGGATTCTGCAGGAATGGCCCCGGTGCCTGCTTCTCATCCGCAAGTCGCAGTGACACTGGTTCTGCTCCTGTCTGTGCTCGGTctggctgctggtgggaagctgctggtggtgcccGTAGATGGGAGTCATTGGCTCAGCATGCGGGAAGTGCTGGATGGTCTCAAGGAGAAAGGGCATGAAATAGTTGTCGTTGCACCAGAAGTCAGTTTATACATAAAGCCAAGAAAGAgttttgttatgaaaatgtaCCCAGTCCCTTTCACGCAGGAAGAGATGGATACCACTTTCCTGAGAACTGGACAGCAAGCATTTGAAGAAGGATCCTTCCTGGAAAGACTTGTTAAAACATATGAGGGtgtgaaaaatacttctgccaTGTTCCTGTCTACCTGTGAACACTTACTGTACAACAAAGAGCTTACCAGATATATTGAGGAGAGTAAGTTTGATGCTGTCTTTACAGATCCAATACTACCCTGTGGGCAGATACTGGCTGAGCATCTTTCAGttccttcagtgttttatttgcagCAAATACCGTGTGGCTTGGAATTTGAAGCCACTCAGTGTCCCAATCCTCCTTCTTATGTCCCCAGGGTATTTACAGACAATACAGACCGTATGAACTTTCTCCAGCGCGTGAAGAATGTAATCTTTGAAATCcccaatttttttctctgtgatgttGTTTTTCAACCGTACTCCAAACTGGCTTCAGAGTTCCTTCAGCGTGATGTGACTGTGCCAGATCTCTTACGCAAGGCTTCCATTTGGCTCATAAAATTAGACTTTGTTTTACATTATCCAAGACCACTGATGCCCAACATGATTTTGGTTAGTGGAGTAAATTGTGCTCACGGGCAGCTAACTCAGGTGGGTCatactctgtttttttcttgtcattcttGTGGGATTTTATGCACACTGAGAAGGTGCAACACAAGTTTTGTTAGAAAGTCTCTTTAAGTTGGTGATAGTAAACGCATTtcaagctgcttttcctttaccAAGAGGTGCCAGTACTTCTTTCAATGAAGACATCTGAATATCTTGGTGTAAAAATggaggaaatgttttaaattaatttagctCTGGGAAACTCCTCATTAGTCACGTGCCATTTGCTCAAAGCCAGCTTTGGCTCTAGAGCAGGTTTCTCATTGTCTCTCCACTCAGGGTTGTTGTTGTGGTGTTTGCATTTATAAGCATCTTCTGCACGAGCAAATTTTGTTTCAGGTGACCTTCGCTTAGCCTATGGCTTGCCTTGCCATTGTTGAATTCCTTTCTATCactctctctttaaaaaaaaagattctcgATCTATTGAGTTGTAATAAACTCAGAAAATACTGGAGCATGAAGGACGTTTGCAGGCCTCATCCAACCAGAAGGATTGAATAAGCAGGAGTTAAGGCATGTCCACTGAGTTCAGGTTGCTCCATTCTGTGTCTCACCAAGGTCACTGTCTTCTATGACCAGCCCTTCtagtgaaaacattttcttaaatcagATTGGAAGTTTACATTTTGCAGCTTGTGTctgctgcctcttgtcctgtcactgtgaatctctgagaagagcctggctttGTCTTCTTTATGCCTTTCACTAGGGTGGTTGTTTAACAATAactttgcttttgcctttgctGACCTTCATGAGGTTTCTGGTGGCCCATTTCTCCTCTCCAacctgtggctttttttttttttttttttttttcatatcatgCCATTAATCATTAATGCTCCTTATTTCAAGTAAAAATTGGCATAATAAAACTTAAATATGTTAGGTTACTTTATTCTTCTAAGATCAAAGTtgaatttttttcagattattatttttttaattattatgtgtactcaaatatattttgtggtTCTCAGAGCAACATTGTACCttgcatttttagaaaaataagttccTGTTAAGTTTTTCAGATACTGAATTTGCAAAACATAGAAATAGGGCTTAACTTTAAGGACAAGCTGAACCTCACacagtaaaaatgaagcattttaaaaagtattcaaaCTAGGCACTCAATCTAGAAAGGTAGAGATGAAGTAAACTGTATAGACAAACCTGTAAAAAGAATTATGACAGAGGATCTATAACAGTGGTCTATAAAATCCTGGAAAGTGTAAAGAAGGTGAAAGGGGAACTGATATGCATCATTTCTCCCAGTACTTGACCTATGGCTAGCAGTGAAATGAGGAGACAGCAAGTTTAAAGTAAACAAAAGGAAGTACATTTGACACCATGTACTAAAAAAACCTGGCTCACCACCAGCAggttggtttttttcttttttcttttttcttttttttttttctgtagacaAAAACTgtgaatgaatttaaaataggATTTTGGTGGTTAATAAGGGTACGTTGTGACTGCCAGGATTTGTAGAATTGCAAATAGATAACCATCGATTCTTACAGCTGGGGATATTTACTGTGCTGTGTACAGTGTACAACCTTGGCACTCAACTCTGTACTTTAGCTTTACTTTCTCCTgataaatatatcttt from Oxyura jamaicensis isolate SHBP4307 breed ruddy duck chromosome 7, BPBGC_Ojam_1.0, whole genome shotgun sequence encodes the following:
- the LOC118169556 gene encoding UDP-glucuronosyltransferase 1A1-like; translated protein: MALVSNHDYLASAGVWVFMSLFHLGNGGKLLVVPMDGSHWLSMRSVLVALSQKEHKIVVVAPEVNLNVKASEYYTLKTYPVPLTREELGASMHSFANDLFERRPFLQRIAALYEKVHVISGLYFSSCANLLHNKDLMQYLEESKFDAVLTDPVVPCGQILALHLSIPSILFLRGLPCSLDLQAAQCPDPPSYVPRTFTDNSDQMTFIQRVENLVLKASESFLCNFAYLPFELLASDFLQRQVTMMDLLSHGSIWLKRMDFVFEYPMPLMPNIVFIGGINCGKKNTLPQVSDFLDKVY